CGCCCGCACATTGCCAAAGCGCTTGTACAAAAAGGATATGCACCAGATGTACAAACCGTTTTTGATCTGTATCTGGCGGACGGTCAACCAGCCCATATTGAAAAACAGTCCTTATCAACAGAAGCAGGCATTCATCTCATACACCAAGAGGGCGGAAAAGCTGTGTTGGCTCACCCCGGATTGATCCGGGACGACCGATGTCTCGCCGATCTGTTGAAAATGAATTGGGACGGTATCGAAGTGTGGCATCCTGCCCACACATCCGATCAAGCCCGCTTATTTTACCATTTGGCGCAGGAAAGAGGGCTTGCTGTCACCGGAGGCTCCGACTTTCACAATGATGAGCGTCGGCTGGGGTGTTTCGGTAAAGATATGATCAGTCCGGATGCCAAATAATGATGTTCATGCCTATTCGACCGTTGCGCCGAATGTATCGCACCGGTGGCATCCACATATCACTCCTTTCACACGATTCCAGATAACCCAAAAACTTGCATCTGTTTGTCTTTACCGAAGTATGTGAAACTCGCAAAAATGGTGTGGGTGATAAAGAAAAATAGACGAAAACAATGAACCGGGCCACTAGCGGCCCTTATTCGTCAGAATACGTTTATCCGTTCCCGTACTTCCATCTTTCTCGGCTCAAAACACATCGTCCGCAATGATGAACAGACTTTCAATCGCAATTTCCATTGGTATTTTCCATAGCGTATGTTCAACCCATTTGGGGGATATCCGCACTTTCCGCTGTCCATTGGTTGATTTTCACCAATCATCCACACCGTCTCGTCCGACGGACGCCGTCTTTCAACCCATCATTTCTATCTAACGCATAAACGGGGACTCGACGAACGGGTGCCCCGCTTGATTTCCACCAAATGTTCATACCGTTGTTCCACCATCCGGTCCCAAATCTACAATACGTGCCATCTTTATTGCCTGTTTCCTCAAGGTTTTCCTGAGAATGAGGATGATATCCGAGGAGCAGTGATTTTGGCTGAATCAAGGGCAAGTCAACGGATTTGCAACAAACCTGCTCCCGTCAGGCGAGGAGAGCCTGTTTGTCTGGCACGTCTGAACAATATTTGTTTCAGTACCGTAAGGGGCAAACCCGGGTTCAACTGTTTGAATACCGCCGCCGCCCCCGCCACATGCGGTGCCGCCTGTGATGTCCCGCTCAAAACAGCATAACGGCCGCCCTTGAAAGTGCTTAAAATCCGCACACCGGGAGCGGCGATATCCACTTCTGGCCCCGTCGCGGAAAATGGCGCACGATGATTGTTTTTGGCCAATGCGGCTACGGCGACGGCACCGGGGATCTTTGCAGGAACTTCTACATTGTTGCCTTTGCCGTTGGCCTGCCCGTTATTGCCCGCTGCAGCAACCACGAGAATCCCCCGATTGACCGCGGCATTGATCGCGGCGACCAGATTTCCGGGAACGGACGTCCCCCCACCGATACTGATGTTTACGATGTGCATACCGTGGTCGATCGCCCATTCGATCCCTTTTATCAATGTGGACAACGTACCCACGCCGCGACTGTTCAACACCTTGATGGCGTACAATTGCGCTGCAGGTGCCACACCCACCACACCGATCCGATTGTTAATCGCGGCAATGATCCCGGCCACGTGCGTCCCGTGTCCATTATCATCCTGAGGGGAGGCACTTGGTTTGATCAGGTTGACCCCACCCTTGATATTGCCTCTGAGATCGGGATGGGTCAAATCGATCCCGGTGTCAATCACGCCTACACGTACGCCCTTACCGGCGTTTGACACGGGTTTGGCGTTCCAAACACGCTGGATGTTCCAGGGCAACACCTGTCGACGCGATTTTTCCTGAAAACTCCGAACTCGATAAATCTGTTCCAACTGCGGTGAAGGCAACCCCACCAAACGGTCCTGTTCGGCCAAAATGAGATCGTGGTCGCGCAATAGCGCTTTCAGCGCTTTGGCCGAAGGTACGACGGCGGACACCGATCGACTGTAGCGGCTGACATGGTAGACCTTCCCTCCCCACTGCCGGATCTTCTCCGGTTTGGGAGAGGTGCGAAACAGAAACGTATACCGTCGATCTTCCATCATGTTTCATCACCTCATACCACAATGTATGAGACAACTAGAATGGAAGATTGGACGAGACGCTTGAGCCATCGGTTGATTTTTAGCAGGGATCTACAGTTGGTGAATGAAAAAAAGGCCGGTCTCCCGATCGGGAGAATCCGGCCTATGAGACCCTGATCATCAGACACACCCTGGACACGCACCAGAGCGGATCAAGGAGGCATTCGTTAACCCACCGTCTCCAACTGTGTCGTCAATGCCTTCACCTGGCGCATCAGCTCATCAAACTTTTCGAACGTGAGCTGCTGCGGTCCGTCGGACAACGCCTTTTCCGGCTGGGGATGCACTTCGATCATCAAGCCATCCGCGCCGACTGCGATCGCCGCTTTGGCCAATGGTGTCACATAGCGCCATTTTCCGGCAGCATGGCTGGGATCAACGATGATCGGCAAATGGCTCAAGTGTTTGACGACCGGAACGGCACTGATATCCAGCGTGTTCCGCGTGTACTGCTCAAACGTGCGAATCCCGCGTTCACACAGGATCACATGGGGATTGCCTTCGTTTAAAATATACTCTGCCGCCATCAGCCACTCTTCGATGGTGGCGGAAAGACCTCTTTTCAACATCACCGGTTTGTTGATCCGCCCCACTTTTTTAAGCAGATGGAAGTTTTGCATGTTGCGGGCACCCAATTGCAGGATGTCAACGTACTCAGCCACCAGCTCCAGGTTTTCTGGATCCATCACTTCGGAGATGATCGGCATGCCGGTTTTTTCGCGCGCCTCGGCCAACAATTTCAGACCTTCCTCACCCAATCCCTGGAACGAGTAGGGGGAAGAACGCGGTTTGAACGCCCCGCCGCGCAGGATCTGCGCACCCGCTTTTTTCACTGCTTCCGCTGTGGTCATCAACTGCTCCCGGCTTTCCACGGAGCACGGTCCGGCAATCACTACCGGTTCCTCGCCGCCGATGACAACGTTGCCCACTTGGATTCGGCTCGGCTCCGGGTGAAAATGGCGACTGGCCAACTTGAACGGTTCGCTGACATGCACCACTTTTTCCACGCCGGGAAACCGTTCCACCGGCAGTTCTGCGAGTTTCCGCTTATCACCGATCAGACCGAGAATTGTTTTGTCCACACCTTTGGAATAATGAACCTGAACCCCATTTTCCTCCAACTGACGGACAATGTTCGCCACCTGCTCATCCGTTAAGTTTGGTTCCAACACCAAGATCATGACGTGCCGCCTCCTTGAATCGAATATCCATAATAACAAAGCTCCTCATCCGTAAGGGACGAGGAGCTCGCGGTACCACCCTTATTGAATCCCGAAAGATTCCACTCAGTTGCACGGACCGATCGTCCGCACGATTCCCGATATCGGGGGAATCCGGTTTGACCTACTCCGTGGGGCCACTGATCACCCTCAACGTTTCAGCCAACTGCTCCGAGGGGTAATTCGGTCAATGGGCCGATACCGGTTCGCAGCCACCACCGGCTCTCTGCAATCGGGTCTCCACTGCCTACTTCGCCTCTTCAACGCTTTTAGGTATGAAAGTGAAATTTGATTTATAACTTATCACGTTCCGGCACATCTGTCAACAGGGCGAATGAGGAGAATGGAACTTGACCAAAAAAGGGGATGGGGCGATTGAATGAAGTGGTGCTTTCTTTTGATCTGGATCACACACTGATGATCAATCCGTTTCGACGCTGGGTGTTCCCGGAGATCAACCGTTGGTTGCAATCACATTTTCCAGAGGAAAACCCCGTGAACCGCCTCATCCGAGAACACCGGCGACGGCTCTCGGATGGCGCCTACCTGGAGGCCTACGACTGGGATGACATCCTTTGCACGGTCGCCTTGGAACACGCTATCCCCTTTACCGTACGTGAATTGGTGGAAAAACACGCATGTGTGGGGAAAGTATGGTTGTTTGCGGATGTGTTACCGGCAATGGATCGATTGACCCAAGCAGGCGCCCATATGGTAGCGGCTACCAACGGATTCACTCGATACCAACGGCCTGTAACGGACTGTCTGGGCTTGACCCCGTATTTCAGCGGGTTCTACACACCGGAGGAGATGCGGTGCGCCAAACCGCAAGCGTCGTTCTTCCAGTTCGGAAAAGGTAGACGGGTGATTCATGTAGGAGACCGGTTGGATCAAGATGTGTTGGGAGCGAACAGGGCTCACCAGATATCCGTGTGGATTTACCGTGAATTGCATTCGGATTTGCAAAACATCCCCTTCACGGAGCGGACCCGTCATCCATCGTTTTCCACCTGTCTGACGGCCCGCCTCTATCGGGAAGGCGTACCGACGGAGCTTCACGAAACATGTCGTCCCCAATATGTCATCAGTACCTTAGACGAATTGCTTGAAATATGGAAGCAGGAAGGGATGAATAACTAGAATCCTGTCTGGGGAATACTGTCCAATTACTTTCCCGGTTCACTCCACCTGCACACTGCGAGGAAGCAGGTCATGGCCGCTCCGACACGGAGTGCAGGTCGCAGGCAAAGTACGCTTTGCTGAGAGGAAGTGGCCCGCGATTCCATTCCTGCGCTTTCCGGGTCTTCGCTCACCTGGGAAAGCATTTGCTCCCTCATGGATAAAGAGAAGGGGAAGAGGATTTCCCGGACCGCCACTCTCAAAGTCGTGTCTGACAAAAAATGAATTGAAGGGAACCCTTTATATGGGAAGTGACTTCACCACATGGGACAAGTTGGGTAAAGGGTTCCCGAAGAAACTCTAGGAGATGACTGTTGGCGATTGATCCGCTACTCCTTCATCCCCCAAAACCAACCCTGTATCGCTTCCGGCCCTTTCCGGGTCCGCTGTTTGAATGAAAAGACGGGCCAATTGGTCGTGCCCCTTTTGGTTAGGATGGACTTCATCGGCAAAATAGTCATGGCGGTGGAGGAACGTGTCAAACGGGTCAACCCAATAAACCCTGTGTTTCCGGCACAATCGCTGGTATGCCTGGTTCATCGAGGTGATCAACCGGGTAGCGAGCCACAACCCCTGCTCATAAGCGGGTAGGGGCAAATAAAACCCCAACAGATGGATTGTCGCCTCCGGATTGTATTGCCTGAGCATACCCAGGATGCGATCCACTTGCATTTGTACTCGCCGCATGGTACGGGTCAAACTGATGATGGAAACACCGTCCGTTTCATACGTTCGGATAAAATCGCAACCGCCCGTGGTTACGGTGATGTGGGACATACGCGCTACCAACCGACCGATCCCCGGATTTCCCAACATCGATAACAGTTCCTCCGACGTCATACCGGAAACACCCCAGTTTCGCACCCGGCAATCATCCGTTCGACGCAGGTGGTCGAAAAACTGCTCAACAAATGGAATGTGAGCCCCAATTCCTTCCGTTAACGAATCGCCCAAAGCCAAATAGGCGATCTGACTCATGACAATCCGCCGCTCCCTTCCGCCGCTTGAGACATTTCTAAAGCCACTGCGTGAGCAATACAGGGGATGGATTCGCCTTGTTGATAGGATATCGGGCTCAACAAAGCACCCGTTGCTATCACCAGTACCCGTCGCCATGTACCCTGACGCATCTGCTTCAAAATGTGTCCGTAGGTTACCACCGCACTGCTCGCACATCCACTGCCGCCAGCGAAGACTTCATGACCCGGACTGTAAATCATCAACCCACAATCCTGGAACCGCTCACCGAGGTCATACCCCGCCTGCTTGAGCAGATCAGCGGCGATGGGGTGGCCCACTTTGGCCAAATCGCCAGTGACGATCAAATCGTAGTCTTCCGGACTGCGACCCGTATCTTGAAAATGAGTCTGGATCGTGTCAACAGCGGCAGGAGCCATCGCCGTTCCCAAATCAAAGGGATTTTTCACCCCCCGATCGACCACTTTCCCGATGGTAGCATAACGGATGAAAGGACCGTCTCCGCCCCGTCCGACCACTGCTGCTCCGGCTCCGGTCACCGTCCATTGTGCCGTGTCCATTTTTTGTCCGCCATATTCCGTCGGATAACGGTATTGTTTTTCCGCGGTACAGTTGTGACTGCTGACACCGGCCACGGCATAGGGTGTATACCCTCCATCCACCAACGCCGCCGCCAACGACAAAGACAGCATGGAAGTAGAACAGGCACCGTACACGCCCATAAACGGCATCTGGTGTGTTTTGGCCGAAAAAGACGAGGTAATATTTTGGTTCAACAGGTCACCCGCCAGATAGGCCGGAATGTCCGATGTCTGCAACCCCGCTTTTTCCACGGCTGTAGCGACCGCATCCTCCAGCATCTTCCGCTCTGCTTTTTCCCATGTGTCCTGCCCGGCATACATATCCGTGTAAATGATGTCGTAGTCATCTTTCAGCAATCCTTCGCCTTCTTTGGGCCCTACCACCGTTGCGCTGGACAAGATCTGAACACCTGATGGATAAACCCATGTACTTCTTCCCAGTGCTTTCGTTCCGTTGATCGCCATCGTCCACCCCTCCTTTCACGAAAAGAACAACGTACGAATAATCCCGATGAAAAAGGCGGCCACAACGCCGAACACAATGACTGCTCCGGCCAGTTTAAACATATTGCCGCCGATACCGAGCACCCATCCTTCCGAGCGGTGTTCCAATGCCGCAGATACAATGGAGTTGGCAAAACCGGTCACAGGCACCGCCGTTCCCGCTCCGGCCCACTGCCCAATCTTATCGAACACGCCCAATCCGGTGAGCACGGCAGCGATAAAGATCAGGGTGGCCACGGTCGGGTCCCCCGCCTTGTCCGGTTGAAAATGAAATACGTGAATGTACATGTTTTGCAGTAACTGACCGATCACGCAAATCAAGCCGCCGGCCACAAACGCCTTCAAACAGTTTCGAAGCACTTTGGGCCGGGGTTGATGTTGTTTCGCCACTTGCTGGTATTGTGCATTTTGCGCTTGCTCCTCAGCCTGTTTCATGGCTAGCTGTTCCGCTTGTTGTTCTTTGTTACTCATATTTGCATCGCACTCCCTCGATCAACAATCGCTTTCATATCGTGCGATGAAACCGAGGATTTTATGCGATGACATCCAGTAAAGGCGTTTGAAGGTGATCAGGCACACCCACAAAGTCGAACAGACGAAAAAGGGCACGTTTTCCGTCCGGCAATTTTGTGCCGGTCGGATAAACGTGCCTCCTGCTTGGCCATCATGAAGCAATATATATGTGGAACGACTGTCAGTGAGCCGTCACTTTGGCTGTTGGATTGTTGACTTCCAAGCCCCGTGCGGAGGTGATCAGCAAGGTACAACCGTCTTCCGTCATGGCAGTTTCGCTCACACCAGGAGGAGCATAGTAATAGTCCCCTTGTTCCAAACGCACTTTTCCTACTTGCACGCTTCCTTCGATGACATATACTTCTTCTCCACCGACGTGCTCATGCATCGGAAAACGGCCGCCGGACTCCATCTTCAGCAAAATGCTGTATTCCTCACCGCTTTTTCGCAGATAGCTCAGCTGCACTCCTTTTCCCATCGGAATCCAGTCACTGCCACCCTTGCGAATTACATAGGGCCCCTCCATTGATTTTGCAACCCCCTTCGCCATTTGGGTACATTGTACTGCAAATTCGGGATATGATTCAACTGACGGAAGCAAACTTTTTACAAGAAAAAGTGGGAAGACTTTCCCCTATTCTCATCTTTATCATCGCGCGCGCCGACGAAACAGATCCATTCCGCCCAGTATGATCTGAGCCAAACCAAATCCAAACACACCCCAACCGTACGGACGGGTGGAACGAGTTGTACGGAACCAGTTTTTCCGTTTGCGGTTGATCAGCGAAACGCCCAATGTGGAAACCAATGTACCCAGCATAACGGGAATCAGGCCTTTTCTCATGATACATCCTCCCTTCATGTTTAATGTGACCGAGTCTGGGGTGTTTGTTGTCTGGTATTTTTGCCCTCCCGCCAATACGAGCGAAGCCACTCTTCACATTCACTGCGAAGCCATTCGTTGTCAAACCAGTGTCGATAGAAAAAACCGCGGAACCGCGCCTGCACTTCCCGTGCATCCGACCATTGGCGCACCTCCACGATGTGTCCCCCGCACCGGCGCAGTTGCCGGCGGCATTGCACCCGCTCCCGCTCTACGCGCTGAATGATCTCCGCCATCGTCTCCTTCCACACTCTTCCAAGTTTTAAAGGGAGGCGCTCCATCCCCCGTTGATCGATTTCCAGTGCGCGGGCCAGCACGTCCAATACCACCAGCCGCTTGATAAGATCGGCGAATCGGTTATATTCCTCCGGCGGAATCATCATGGACATCACCTACCTGGCCATCACACCTGCATCATTTTCCGTTTTTTATTATATGCGAACATATGTTTCGATAACGACGGAAATTGTATCCAAAAACAAGCAAACGCCGCCTTCAGCCCCGCGGTCAATGCGGGCATGAAAGGCGACGTAGGTTTTTCCCGGCTCCAATAGGTAATGCAACGTTACATTTGCGGTTGGCTCGGCTCGGAAATGTTGCTCAATGCCTGACCCGCTTGATCGGAGAACGGTTCACGAACTGCCATGTCCCCGATCGCCACAACTCCGACCATTTGCCCGTTTTCCACCACAGGCAGACGACGGATTTGATGTTGGGCCATCAGTTGGGAAGCTTCAGCCACCGACATGTTCGGATGGCCCGTGACCGGATTGCCGGTCATGATATCGCTTGCCTTCAGGGAGTTGGGTTGCCGTTCTGCGATGCAGCGCAGAACCAGATCGCGATCGGTAATGACACCTTGCAACGCGCCGTTTTCAACGACCGGAATCATCCCCACGTTGTGCTGTTTCATCAGGTTGGCCACTTCATACACGTTATCTTGTGGGGTAACGTAAGCGATTTGTTGGGTCATGATATCTTTCAGTTGTCCCATGCAGGGTTCCTCCTTTTTTCATACGATGCTTTGCTTATTGTGGCGTGCAGGTGTGTGTTTTATTCTCAGACCTGATCATTGCGCACATCCACATAGAGAGTACCGTCCGACTGCAA
This DNA window, taken from Polycladomyces subterraneus, encodes the following:
- a CDS encoding HAD family hydrolase; its protein translation is MVLSFDLDHTLMINPFRRWVFPEINRWLQSHFPEENPVNRLIREHRRRLSDGAYLEAYDWDDILCTVALEHAIPFTVRELVEKHACVGKVWLFADVLPAMDRLTQAGAHMVAATNGFTRYQRPVTDCLGLTPYFSGFYTPEEMRCAKPQASFFQFGKGRRVIHVGDRLDQDVLGANRAHQISVWIYRELHSDLQNIPFTERTRHPSFSTCLTARLYREGVPTELHETCRPQYVISTLDELLEIWKQEGMNN
- a CDS encoding cupin domain-containing protein translates to MEGPYVIRKGGSDWIPMGKGVQLSYLRKSGEEYSILLKMESGGRFPMHEHVGGEEVYVIEGSVQVGKVRLEQGDYYYAPPGVSETAMTEDGCTLLITSARGLEVNNPTAKVTAH
- a CDS encoding S8 family peptidase, with product MMEDRRYTFLFRTSPKPEKIRQWGGKVYHVSRYSRSVSAVVPSAKALKALLRDHDLILAEQDRLVGLPSPQLEQIYRVRSFQEKSRRQVLPWNIQRVWNAKPVSNAGKGVRVGVIDTGIDLTHPDLRGNIKGGVNLIKPSASPQDDNGHGTHVAGIIAAINNRIGVVGVAPAAQLYAIKVLNSRGVGTLSTLIKGIEWAIDHGMHIVNISIGGGTSVPGNLVAAINAAVNRGILVVAAAGNNGQANGKGNNVEVPAKIPGAVAVAALAKNNHRAPFSATGPEVDIAAPGVRILSTFKGGRYAVLSGTSQAAPHVAGAAAVFKQLNPGLPLTVLKQILFRRARQTGSPRLTGAGLLQIR
- a CDS encoding CBS domain-containing protein → MGQLKDIMTQQIAYVTPQDNVYEVANLMKQHNVGMIPVVENGALQGVITDRDLVLRCIAERQPNSLKASDIMTGNPVTGHPNMSVAEASQLMAQHQIRRLPVVENGQMVGVVAIGDMAVREPFSDQAGQALSNISEPSQPQM
- the spoVAC gene encoding stage V sporulation protein AC, with product MKQAEEQAQNAQYQQVAKQHQPRPKVLRNCLKAFVAGGLICVIGQLLQNMYIHVFHFQPDKAGDPTVATLIFIAAVLTGLGVFDKIGQWAGAGTAVPVTGFANSIVSAALEHRSEGWVLGIGGNMFKLAGAVIVFGVVAAFFIGIIRTLFFS
- the aroF gene encoding 3-deoxy-7-phosphoheptulonate synthase; the protein is MILVLEPNLTDEQVANIVRQLEENGVQVHYSKGVDKTILGLIGDKRKLAELPVERFPGVEKVVHVSEPFKLASRHFHPEPSRIQVGNVVIGGEEPVVIAGPCSVESREQLMTTAEAVKKAGAQILRGGAFKPRSSPYSFQGLGEEGLKLLAEAREKTGMPIISEVMDPENLELVAEYVDILQLGARNMQNFHLLKKVGRINKPVMLKRGLSATIEEWLMAAEYILNEGNPHVILCERGIRTFEQYTRNTLDISAVPVVKHLSHLPIIVDPSHAAGKWRYVTPLAKAAIAVGADGLMIEVHPQPEKALSDGPQQLTFEKFDELMRQVKALTTQLETVG
- a CDS encoding GDSL-type esterase/lipase family protein, producing the protein MSQIAYLALGDSLTEGIGAHIPFVEQFFDHLRRTDDCRVRNWGVSGMTSEELLSMLGNPGIGRLVARMSHITVTTGGCDFIRTYETDGVSIISLTRTMRRVQMQVDRILGMLRQYNPEATIHLLGFYLPLPAYEQGLWLATRLITSMNQAYQRLCRKHRVYWVDPFDTFLHRHDYFADEVHPNQKGHDQLARLFIQTADPERAGSDTGLVLGDEGVADQSPTVIS
- the spoVAD gene encoding stage V sporulation protein AD, which encodes MAINGTKALGRSTWVYPSGVQILSSATVVGPKEGEGLLKDDYDIIYTDMYAGQDTWEKAERKMLEDAVATAVEKAGLQTSDIPAYLAGDLLNQNITSSFSAKTHQMPFMGVYGACSTSMLSLSLAAALVDGGYTPYAVAGVSSHNCTAEKQYRYPTEYGGQKMDTAQWTVTGAGAAVVGRGGDGPFIRYATIGKVVDRGVKNPFDLGTAMAPAAVDTIQTHFQDTGRSPEDYDLIVTGDLAKVGHPIAADLLKQAGYDLGERFQDCGLMIYSPGHEVFAGGSGCASSAVVTYGHILKQMRQGTWRRVLVIATGALLSPISYQQGESIPCIAHAVALEMSQAAEGSGGLS